In Mycobacterium tuberculosis H37Rv, a single window of DNA contains:
- the vapC4 gene encoding ribonuclease VapC4 (toxin, part of toxin-antitoxin (TA) operon with Rv0596c, contains PIN domain. This region is a possible MT-complex-specific genomic island (See Becq et al., 2007 PMID:17545187).) — translation MNVRRALADTSVFIGIEATRFDPDRFAGYEWGVSVVTLGELRLGVLQASGPEAAARRLSTYQLAQRFEPLGIDEAVSEAWALLVSKLRAAKLRVPINDSWIAATAVAHGIAILTQDNDYAAMPDVEVITI, via the coding sequence GTGAACGTACGGCGCGCCCTCGCCGACACATCCGTTTTCATTGGCATCGAGGCGACACGATTCGACCCGGACCGGTTTGCGGGATACGAATGGGGCGTCTCGGTAGTCACACTCGGCGAGCTGCGGCTCGGGGTGTTGCAAGCCTCCGGCCCCGAGGCCGCCGCACGTCGGCTCTCCACCTACCAGCTTGCGCAACGGTTCGAACCACTAGGCATCGACGAGGCGGTCTCCGAAGCATGGGCATTACTGGTGTCCAAGCTGCGCGCCGCCAAACTGCGCGTGCCGATCAACGACAGCTGGATTGCGGCCACAGCCGTGGCGCACGGCATTGCGATCCTGACCCAAGACAACGACTACGCCGCCATGCCCGACGTCGAGGTCATAACGATCTGA
- the vapB4 gene encoding antitoxin VapB4 (part of toxin-antitoxin (TA) operon with Rv0595c. This region is a possible MT-complex-specific genomic island (See Becq et al., 2007 PMID:17545187).) yields MSATIPARDLRNHTAEVLRRVAAGEEIEVLKDNRPVARIVPLKRRRQWLPAAEVIGELVRLGPDTTNLGEELRETLTQTTDDVRW; encoded by the coding sequence ATGTCTGCTACGATACCCGCTCGCGATCTTCGCAACCACACCGCCGAGGTACTGCGGCGAGTTGCCGCCGGCGAGGAAATCGAGGTGCTCAAGGACAATCGCCCCGTAGCGCGCATCGTTCCGCTCAAGCGGCGCCGCCAATGGTTGCCAGCTGCCGAGGTGATCGGCGAACTGGTGCGCTTGGGCCCCGATACCACCAATCTGGGCGAGGAGCTGCGAGAGACGCTGACGCAAACCACGGACGATGTGCGGTGGTGA
- a CDS encoding hypothetical protein (This region is a possible MT-complex-specific genomic island (See Becq et al., 2007 PMID:17545187).): MGVVERAIAPSVLAALADTPVVVVNGARQVGKTTLVARLDYPGSSEVVSLDDVANRDAARDDPRAFVSRPVDTLVIDEAQLEPGLFRAIKAEVDRDRRPGRFLLTGSARLLSAPDMADALVGRVEIIELWPFSQGERAGIADGFVDALFTAPRELIHGSDMRRADLVDRIATGGFPDIVARSPSRRRAWFDNYLTTATQSVIREISPIERLAEMPRVLRLCAARTGAELNVSALANDLSIPARTTAGYLALLEAAFLIHRVPAWSTNLSRKVIRRPKLVVSDSGLACHLLGVTGATLDRPGRPLGPLLETFVANEIRKQLTWSTERPSLWHFRDRGGAEVDLVLEHPDGRVCGIEVKATSTPRAEDLRGLRYLAERLDDRFQFGVLLTAAPEATPFGPTLAALPVSTLWAG; this comes from the coding sequence ATGGGAGTCGTCGAACGCGCGATCGCGCCCTCGGTGCTGGCCGCGCTCGCCGACACCCCGGTCGTCGTTGTCAACGGCGCGCGTCAGGTCGGCAAAACAACACTGGTCGCGCGACTTGACTATCCGGGATCCAGCGAAGTCGTCTCGCTTGACGACGTCGCCAACCGCGACGCCGCCCGCGACGATCCCCGCGCATTCGTATCCCGGCCGGTGGACACGCTCGTCATCGACGAAGCCCAGCTCGAGCCGGGGCTGTTTCGGGCGATCAAGGCAGAGGTCGACCGGGATCGCAGGCCGGGCAGGTTCCTGCTCACGGGTTCAGCGAGGCTGCTCTCGGCTCCTGACATGGCCGACGCGCTCGTCGGGCGGGTCGAAATCATCGAACTCTGGCCGTTCTCGCAAGGTGAGCGGGCCGGAATCGCGGACGGTTTCGTCGATGCGCTGTTCACCGCACCACGCGAGCTGATCCACGGCTCCGATATGCGCCGCGCCGATCTGGTCGACAGGATCGCCACCGGAGGCTTCCCGGACATCGTCGCCCGATCGCCGTCGAGGCGTCGCGCGTGGTTCGACAACTATCTCACGACGGCGACGCAGTCGGTGATCCGCGAGATTTCGCCGATCGAGCGGCTTGCCGAAATGCCGCGTGTGCTTCGGCTCTGCGCCGCGCGTACCGGCGCCGAGCTCAACGTGAGCGCACTGGCGAACGACCTGTCGATCCCGGCTCGCACCACCGCTGGCTATCTGGCCCTGCTGGAAGCGGCGTTCCTTATCCACCGGGTGCCGGCCTGGTCGACCAACCTGAGCCGCAAGGTGATTCGCCGACCGAAACTGGTGGTCTCGGACAGTGGCCTGGCGTGTCACCTGCTCGGCGTTACCGGTGCGACGCTGGATCGCCCCGGCCGTCCACTCGGCCCGCTACTGGAGACTTTCGTGGCGAACGAGATTCGCAAACAGCTCACCTGGTCGACCGAACGGCCGAGTCTGTGGCATTTTCGCGACCGCGGCGGCGCCGAGGTCGATCTGGTGCTCGAACATCCCGATGGTCGGGTCTGCGGCATCGAGGTCAAGGCGACCAGCACGCCGCGAGCCGAGGACCTGCGTGGCCTACGTTATCTGGCCGAGCGGCTCGATGATCGATTTCAGTTCGGCGTGCTGCTCACCGCCGCGCCGGAAGCCACCCCGTTCGGCCCAACGCTCGCGGCGTTACCCGTTAGCACGCTCTGGGCCGGCTAA
- the vapC27 gene encoding ribonuclease VapC27 (toxin, part of toxin-antitoxin (TA) operon with Rv00599c, contains PIN domain. This region is a possible MT-complex-specific genomic island (See Becq et al., 2007 PMID:17545187).), producing the protein MKPPLAVDTSVAIPLLVRTHTAHAAVVAWWAHREAALCGHALAETYSVLTRLPRDLRLAPMDAARLLTERFAAPLLLSSRTTEHLPRVLAQFEITGGAVYDALVALAAAEHRAELATRDARAKDTYEKIGVHVVVAA; encoded by the coding sequence GTGAAACCGCCGCTGGCAGTGGACACCAGCGTCGCGATTCCGTTGCTGGTACGGACCCATACCGCGCATGCGGCGGTTGTCGCCTGGTGGGCACATCGGGAGGCCGCGCTGTGCGGGCACGCCCTGGCCGAAACCTACTCCGTGCTGACCCGCCTGCCGCGTGACCTACGACTGGCACCGATGGACGCCGCGCGGCTTCTTACCGAACGCTTTGCGGCACCGCTGTTGTTGAGTTCCCGCACCACTGAACATCTCCCACGCGTGCTGGCCCAATTCGAGATCACTGGTGGCGCGGTCTATGACGCTCTCGTGGCCCTTGCCGCCGCCGAGCACCGGGCTGAACTCGCCACACGCGATGCTCGAGCCAAGGACACTTACGAAAAGATCGGCGTCCACGTCGTTGTCGCCGCGTGA
- the vapB27 gene encoding antitoxin VapB27 (part of toxin-antitoxin (TA) operon with Rv0598c. This region is a possible MT-complex-specific genomic island (See Becq et al., 2007 PMID:17545187).) translates to MKAVVDAAGRIVVPKPLREALGLQPGSTVEISRYGAGLHLIPTGRTARLEEENGVLVATGETTIDDEVVFGLIDSGRK, encoded by the coding sequence ATGAAGGCTGTTGTGGATGCGGCTGGCCGCATCGTCGTACCCAAACCGCTGCGCGAAGCCTTGGGGCTGCAACCGGGGTCCACCGTGGAAATATCCCGCTATGGCGCTGGTCTCCACCTGATTCCCACCGGACGAACAGCGCGTCTCGAAGAGGAGAATGGCGTACTGGTGGCCACCGGTGAGACCACGATCGACGATGAGGTCGTGTTCGGCCTTATCGATAGCGGCCGGAAGTGA
- a CDS encoding two component sensor kinase HK1, with protein MPITPLLHESVARFAATGADITTRAEPDLFVSIDPDHLRRILTAVLDNAITHGDGEIAVTAHARDGAVDIGVRDHGPGFADHFLPVAFDRFTRADTARGGRGSGLGLAIVAALTTTHGGHANATNHPDGGAELRITLPTPRPPFHEELPRITSSDTKDPNREHDTSDQ; from the coding sequence GTGCCGATCACTCCCCTGCTGCACGAGAGCGTGGCCCGCTTCGCCGCTACTGGAGCGGACATCACCACACGCGCGGAACCGGACCTGTTCGTCTCGATCGATCCGGACCACCTGCGCCGAATCCTCACCGCCGTGCTCGACAACGCCATCACCCACGGGGACGGTGAAATCGCTGTCACCGCGCACGCCCGCGACGGTGCAGTCGACATCGGCGTCCGCGACCACGGCCCCGGATTCGCCGACCACTTTCTTCCCGTCGCCTTCGACCGATTCACCCGCGCCGACACCGCCCGCGGCGGTCGCGGCAGCGGCCTCGGCCTGGCCATCGTCGCCGCCCTCACCACCACCCACGGCGGACATGCCAACGCCACCAACCACCCCGACGGCGGGGCCGAACTCCGCATCACCCTCCCCACACCGCGGCCGCCCTTCCACGAGGAGCTTCCGCGGATCACGTCATCAGATACAAAGGACCCGAATCGGGAGCACGACACTAGCGACCAATAG
- a CDS encoding two component sensor kinase HK2 has translation MALVLAAAGAVTVVQFRDAAHEADPDGALRGLTDDITADLVRELVTILPIVLVIAAVAAYLLSRAALRPVDRIRAAAQTLTTTPHPDTDAPLPVPPTDDEIAWLATTLNTMLTRLQRALAHEQQFVADASHELRTPLALLTTELELRCAGPDPPTS, from the coding sequence ATGGCGCTCGTTCTGGCAGCAGCCGGCGCCGTCACCGTCGTCCAGTTCCGCGACGCCGCTCACGAAGCCGACCCCGATGGCGCGCTGCGCGGGCTCACCGACGACATCACCGCCGATCTGGTCCGGGAATTGGTGACCATCCTGCCGATCGTGCTCGTCATCGCCGCGGTGGCCGCCTACCTGCTCAGCCGCGCCGCGCTGCGGCCCGTCGACCGGATCCGCGCGGCGGCGCAAACACTGACCACCACGCCGCACCCCGACACCGACGCGCCGCTGCCGGTACCTCCCACCGACGACGAGATCGCTTGGCTAGCAACGACTCTCAACACCATGCTCACCCGACTGCAACGGGCCCTCGCCCACGAACAACAGTTCGTCGCCGACGCCAGCCACGAATTACGCACCCCGTTGGCACTGCTGACCACCGAACTCGAACTGCGCTGCGCCGGCCCAGACCCGCCGACCAGCTGA
- the tcrA gene encoding two component DNA binding transcriptional regulator TcrA (This region is a possible MT-complex-specific genomic island (See Becq et al., 2007 PMID:17545187).): MADETTMRAGRGPGRACGRVSGVRILVVEDEPKMTALLARALTEEGHTVDTVADGRHAVAAVDGGDYDAVVLDVMLPGIDGFEVCARLRRQRVWTPVLMLTARGAVTDRIAGLDGGADDYLTKPFNLDELFARLRALSRRGPIPRPPTLEAGDLRLDPSEHRVWRADTEIRLSHKEFTLLEALIRRPGIVHTRAQLLERCWDAAYEARSNIVDVYIRYLRDKIDRPFGVTSLETIRGAGYRLRKDGGRHALPR, from the coding sequence GTGGCAGATGAAACGACGATGAGAGCTGGTCGCGGCCCGGGCCGGGCATGCGGCAGGGTGTCGGGTGTGCGCATCCTGGTGGTCGAGGACGAGCCCAAGATGACGGCGCTGCTGGCGCGGGCGCTGACCGAGGAGGGCCACACGGTCGACACCGTTGCCGACGGCCGCCATGCGGTGGCGGCCGTCGACGGCGGTGACTACGACGCGGTGGTGCTGGATGTGATGCTGCCCGGTATCGACGGGTTCGAGGTATGCGCGCGGCTGCGACGGCAGCGGGTGTGGACACCGGTGCTGATGCTTACCGCCCGCGGCGCGGTCACCGACCGCATCGCGGGCCTAGACGGCGGCGCCGACGATTACCTCACCAAACCGTTCAACCTCGACGAACTGTTCGCCCGGTTGCGCGCGCTGTCACGGCGCGGGCCCATCCCACGCCCACCGACGCTGGAGGCCGGCGATCTACGCCTGGACCCGAGCGAACACCGAGTCTGGCGTGCCGACACCGAAATCCGGCTCAGTCACAAGGAATTCACCCTGCTGGAAGCCCTGATCCGCCGTCCCGGCATCGTCCACACCCGCGCCCAGCTGCTGGAACGCTGCTGGGACGCCGCCTACGAGGCCCGCTCCAACATCGTCGACGTCTACATCCGCTACCTGCGCGACAAGATCGACCGGCCCTTCGGCGTCACCTCGCTGGAAACCATTCGCGGTGCCGGATACCGGCTGCGCAAGGACGGAGGACGGCATGCGCTCCCCCGCTGA
- a CDS encoding hypothetical protein (This region is a possible MT-complex-specific genomic island (See Becq et al., 2007 PMID:17545187).), whose translation MNRIVQFGVSAVAAAAIGIGAGSGIAAAFDGEDEVTGPDADRARAAAVQAVPGGTAGEVETETGEGAAAYGVLVTRPDGTRVEVHLDRDFRVLDTEPADGDGG comes from the coding sequence ATGAATCGCATCGTGCAGTTCGGAGTTTCCGCCGTGGCCGCGGCGGCGATCGGCATCGGAGCCGGGTCGGGGATCGCGGCGGCGTTCGACGGCGAGGACGAGGTGACCGGCCCCGACGCCGACCGCGCGCGCGCCGCCGCGGTGCAGGCGGTCCCGGGCGGCACCGCCGGAGAAGTCGAGACCGAGACCGGCGAAGGCGCCGCCGCCTACGGCGTGCTGGTCACCCGGCCCGACGGCACCCGTGTCGAGGTCCACCTGGACCGGGATTTCCGGGTTCTGGACACCGAACCGGCCGACGGGGACGGCGGTTAG
- the lpqO gene encoding lipoprotein LpqO (This region is a possible MT-complex-specific genomic island (See Becq et al., 2007 PMID:17545187).) produces the protein MIRRRGARMAALLAAAALALTACAGSDDKGEPDDGGDRGASLATTSDADWKPVADILGRTGKLNDGSVYKIGFARSDLSVQTKGVTVAPALSLGSWVAFARTPDGQTMLMGDLVVTEDELASVTDAVQAGGLQQTALHKHLLEQSPPIWWTHIAGHGDAADLARAVRSALDATDTPPPASATSGQTSLDLDTAAIDEALGRSGTIAGGVYKFFIARRDPVTMSGMLIPPSMGLATALNFQPTGNGRAAINGDFVMTAAEVQDVVQALRGGGIDIVAIHNHGFDEQPRLFYMHFWAENDAVALARTLRAAVDATAAR, from the coding sequence ATGATCAGGCGACGAGGCGCCCGTATGGCCGCGCTGCTGGCGGCGGCCGCGCTGGCACTGACCGCATGCGCGGGCAGCGACGACAAGGGCGAACCCGACGACGGCGGGGACCGGGGCGCATCCTTGGCCACCACCAGCGATGCGGACTGGAAGCCGGTGGCCGACATTCTCGGCCGAACCGGCAAGCTGAACGATGGCAGCGTCTACAAAATCGGGTTTGCGCGCTCGGATCTGAGCGTGCAGACCAAGGGGGTGACCGTCGCCCCCGCGCTGTCACTCGGGTCGTGGGTCGCGTTCGCCCGCACCCCCGACGGGCAGACCATGCTGATGGGAGATCTGGTGGTCACCGAAGACGAGCTGGCCTCGGTGACCGACGCCGTGCAGGCCGGCGGCCTGCAGCAGACCGCGCTGCACAAGCACCTGCTCGAGCAGTCGCCGCCGATCTGGTGGACCCACATCGCCGGCCACGGCGACGCCGCCGACCTGGCCCGTGCGGTCCGGTCGGCGCTGGATGCCACCGACACACCACCGCCCGCCTCGGCAACTTCCGGCCAGACCAGCTTGGACCTGGACACCGCGGCCATCGATGAGGCGCTGGGCCGCTCCGGCACCATCGCGGGCGGGGTGTACAAATTCTTCATCGCCCGCCGCGATCCGGTCACCATGTCCGGCATGCTCATCCCCCCGTCCATGGGTCTGGCTACCGCCCTCAACTTCCAGCCCACCGGCAACGGCCGCGCGGCGATCAACGGCGATTTCGTCATGACCGCCGCCGAGGTCCAAGACGTCGTCCAAGCACTGCGCGGCGGCGGAATCGACATCGTCGCCATACACAACCACGGGTTCGACGAACAACCACGCCTGTTCTACATGCACTTCTGGGCCGAGAACGACGCCGTCGCACTCGCCCGCACGCTACGCGCCGCGGTGGACGCCACCGCGGCCCGGTGA
- a CDS encoding IS1536 family serine type transposase, with translation MNLAAWAERNGVARVTAYRWFHAGLLPVPARKVGRLILVDELASEAGAQPKTAVYARVSSADQKSDLDRQVARVTSWATAEQIPVDKVVTEVGSVLNGHRRKFPAVLRDLSVTRIVVEHRDRFCRFGSEYVHAALAAQGRELVVVDSAEVDDDLVWDMTEILTSMCARLYGKRAAQNRAKRAVAAAAVDDHEAA, from the coding sequence ATGAATCTCGCGGCGTGGGCCGAGCGCAATGGCGTCGCGCGGGTGACCGCGTATCGCTGGTTCCACGCTGGGCTCTTGCCGGTCCCGGCCCGGAAGGTTGGTCGACTCATTCTGGTCGACGAGCTGGCTAGCGAGGCTGGCGCGCAGCCAAAGACTGCGGTGTACGCGCGGGTGTCGTCGGCTGATCAGAAGTCTGATTTGGATCGGCAGGTGGCGCGGGTGACTTCGTGGGCCACAGCCGAACAGATCCCGGTCGACAAGGTTGTCACCGAGGTCGGGTCGGTGCTCAACGGGCACCGACGTAAGTTCCCTGCGGTGCTGCGCGATCTGTCGGTCACGCGGATTGTGGTTGAGCATCGGGATCGGTTCTGCCGGTTCGGTTCGGAGTATGTCCACGCTGCGCTGGCCGCTCAGGGTCGGGAGTTGGTCGTGGTGGACTCGGCCGAGGTTGACGATGACCTGGTATGGGATATGACCGAGATTCTGACCTCGATGTGCGCAAGGTTGTATGGCAAACGTGCTGCTCAGAACCGGGCCAAGCGGGCCGTCGCGGCTGCCGCTGTCGATGATCATGAGGCGGCCTGA
- the vapB28 gene encoding antitoxin VapB28 (part of toxin-antitoxin (TA) operon with Rv0609. This region is a possible MT-complex-specific genomic island (See Becq et al., 2007 PMID:17545187).): MALNIKDPSVHQAVKQIAKITGESQARAVATAVNERLARLRSDDLAARLLAIGHKTASRMSPEAKRLDHDALLYDERGLPA, encoded by the coding sequence ATGGCGTTGAACATCAAAGATCCGTCGGTTCACCAGGCGGTCAAGCAGATCGCGAAAATCACCGGCGAATCTCAGGCTCGGGCGGTGGCGACCGCGGTGAACGAGCGTCTGGCCAGACTGCGCAGCGACGATCTCGCCGCCCGGCTCTTGGCTATCGGCCACAAGACCGCGAGCAGGATGAGCCCGGAAGCAAAGCGCCTCGACCACGATGCTCTGCTGTATGACGAGCGAGGGCTGCCGGCGTGA
- the vapC28 gene encoding ribonuclease VapC28 (toxin, part of toxin-antitoxin (TA) operon with Rv0608, contains PIN domain. This region is a possible MT-complex-specific genomic island (See Becq et al., 2007 PMID:17545187).), whose protein sequence is MIVDTSAIIAILRDEDDAAAYADALANADVRRLSAASYLECGIVLDSQRDPVISRALDELIEEAEFVVEPVTERQARLARAAYADFGRGSGHPAGLNFGDCLSYALAIDRREPLLWKGNDFGHTGVQRALDRR, encoded by the coding sequence GTGATCGTCGACACGTCGGCGATCATCGCGATTCTGCGCGACGAGGACGACGCCGCGGCCTACGCCGACGCGCTCGCCAACGCCGATGTCCGCAGACTGTCTGCGGCCAGCTACCTGGAATGCGGGATAGTCCTTGACTCCCAGCGTGATCCGGTCATCAGCAGAGCACTGGATGAACTTATCGAAGAAGCCGAGTTCGTCGTCGAGCCGGTAACCGAGCGCCAGGCCCGCCTGGCCCGAGCGGCCTACGCGGATTTCGGCAGAGGCAGCGGCCACCCCGCGGGCTTGAATTTCGGCGACTGCCTGTCCTATGCACTGGCGATCGATCGACGTGAGCCGCTGCTGTGGAAGGGCAACGACTTTGGGCACACCGGCGTCCAAAGGGCACTGGATCGGCGGTGA
- a CDS encoding hypothetical protein (This region is a possible MT-complex-specific genomic island (See Becq et al., 2007 PMID:17545187).), translating into MEGQRLWAHRRPKGTGSAVIDVSLARRCEAHGYDYFRSDDPVAAAGFVVSAVWSCGRGPGNATGSGRLPKPLRHS; encoded by the coding sequence GTGGAAGGGCAACGACTTTGGGCACACCGGCGTCCAAAGGGCACTGGATCGGCGGTGATCGACGTCAGCCTGGCGCGGCGGTGCGAGGCTCACGGGTACGACTATTTTCGTTCCGACGATCCGGTGGCAGCGGCGGGCTTTGTGGTGTCCGCTGTGTGGAGTTGTGGGCGTGGACCTGGGAACGCCACGGGTTCCGGGCGTTTGCCGAAACCGCTGCGCCACAGTTGA
- a CDS encoding hypothetical protein (This region is a possible MT-complex-specific genomic island (See Becq et al., 2007 PMID:17545187).): MYAEHDVVVLTRDVPDKSLIAGDVGAVVGRYAAGGYEVDFTAANGCTVAVVTLAGDDIRPRRRREIPHVREVA; this comes from the coding sequence ATGTACGCAGAACACGATGTTGTGGTGCTAACACGGGATGTTCCCGACAAATCCCTCATCGCCGGAGACGTCGGTGCCGTCGTCGGGCGCTACGCCGCGGGTGGCTACGAAGTCGACTTTACCGCCGCGAACGGCTGCACGGTAGCGGTCGTCACGTTGGCCGGCGACGATATCCGACCACGACGGCGGCGGGAGATTCCGCATGTCCGCGAGGTGGCGTAG
- a CDS encoding hypothetical protein (This region is a possible MT-complex-specific genomic island (See Becq et al., 2007 PMID:17545187).): MLGPIRQPRLTVRPGRLPGMIAGVAAKRMNREQFFRAASGLDEDRLRKALWNLYWRGTANMRERIEAELASAGRARPARKIKPPADPDIVGWEVDEFVSLARSGAYLGGDRRVSPRERSRWRFTFKRLAAEAQDALRAEDAEPAASALEQLIDLAREADGYDYFRSDDPVAAAGFVVSDVAAAGHPHFREFAAEIGAAIPP; this comes from the coding sequence GTGTTGGGGCCGATCCGGCAACCGCGCCTGACGGTGCGGCCAGGGCGGCTGCCGGGGATGATCGCCGGCGTGGCGGCGAAACGAATGAACCGCGAACAGTTCTTCCGCGCGGCGTCGGGGCTCGATGAGGATCGCCTACGGAAGGCGCTGTGGAACCTCTACTGGCGCGGCACCGCAAACATGCGGGAGCGCATCGAGGCCGAGCTGGCCAGCGCCGGGCGCGCTCGCCCGGCGCGCAAAATAAAGCCGCCGGCCGATCCGGACATCGTGGGTTGGGAGGTCGACGAGTTCGTGTCACTGGCGCGGTCGGGTGCCTACCTGGGCGGGGACCGGCGGGTGTCGCCGCGGGAACGATCGCGCTGGCGTTTCACCTTCAAGCGGCTCGCCGCGGAAGCCCAGGACGCCCTGCGAGCCGAGGACGCCGAGCCCGCGGCATCCGCACTGGAGCAACTGATCGACCTGGCGCGCGAGGCCGACGGGTACGACTACTTCCGCTCCGACGATCCGGTGGCAGCGGCGGGTTTCGTCGTGTCCGATGTGGCGGCGGCGGGCCACCCACACTTCCGTGAGTTCGCCGCCGAGATCGGTGCGGCGATCCCGCCGTGA